The window catatttaattatttgttttattataataTGAATCACTGTTTATACCATTTAATtttggcaaaaagaaaaattatcctgccaaaacattttttcaactgTTCTGACGTCaacaacacaggagggaaactATTAAGATCAGAATAAGACTGATCAGGCTGGCTTTTGGCCCAACGTCCATTCACCTTTGTTACCTAAGGGAGAAAAGTTTGGGCACCTCTGCACAAGACTGAACTCAGTATTTACCATTGACTTGTCTCCGATGTACTGGAGCACCCTCTCCGGCTCTTTCATTTCCAACCGGTTGTCCTTCATAGGTTTAAGGAGTCTGCGTTCAAACTCTTTCTTAGCCTTCCGGATATCTGCAAGACGCAATTCAGCCTCTTTCAGGGAGGcctgaaaagacaaaatgtgCTGTTagtttaaagcttttttttttggggttaattttagttttgtttttctgtgcatgGATTTTGTTGTAACCTTGTAGTTGTCCTGAATGTTCtcatatttctgtttgagtTTTTCCTGGTCTTGTAGTGTCTCTCGTACTTCTCTCTGTGCCACATAGAGTTTTTGTTCCAAGGTCAGCTGATGAGGGCGATCTGCTATACTGGACCGGGACCTCTGCCTTCTTCCACGACCCTGACAAGACACACAAAATTATGTGCAGCATTACGATTGTTTCTAGGATTGTGGCAATATGTTCTGTTTTGAACTCTTGGTTTTGTAACTTTAAGCAAGAATAACTGTCTACTCCTGAACAAAAGTGTATCATAATCTGTCctccctgtgtttgtttttcaccaaGGTGATGAAGTTTCAGGCATTCACTCGAGTGTTGTCACTGGTCACTAGttactgggtcacatgacatggaagctattgaaaagaaatgctgaatgTTCATATACAATAAAGAAGCAGGAAAATCCATTATAAGGAGGTGTGTCCTTTGTGACCTGTGTGGTGATATCTTCTGGTACTGGttgggagtcactgggtcacatgacatggaagctaatGAAAAATAGCTGCTGGattttcataataaatatttatataaaatagaaaaagcatGTTTGTAATCAAAAAGAGGTGAGTCTTATTTGTCCCGTTAGTGATATATTTTGGTATTGGTTTGGAGTCGGTGGGTCATATGACACAAGCTAATGGttaacaaaaaaagcctttgtcttatacaaatatttttgctaaataaatacataacacTATAGCAATCAAAATAAGTGTGCTACATGAAATCAGTTTAGTATAATTTTTAGtataatattttttaatcataattttcACTAATATCATCAAGTCAGCATGaagaaacattgtttttttgtaaatcaaacaaacatAGGGTCACTTATGGATGGTCCCTGAATCAGCCTCCAGTGCAGTGCGAGGTTCTGGGAGGCGAGCCAACCGTCCTCCTGCAGCCAACACTGGGTGATACTGAGGAAGAGACACCGCTGTCCAATATTaaaacctaaaactaacttcaccacGGTTCATTTTCAGTGGGAAACTTATAATCccattacattaaaaaacactgagTTTTAAAGAAGTCATGTCACTGAGTTGCACTTACTCCACCCTCCAGCTGGggggctcctgctgcctccagACTGTCTCCACCAGACTGGGACAACAGGTCCTGAGGATCCATGCGGCAGATGAACCGCTCGAACATGTCATTCTCTGCCAGGAGGGCTGCATTGCCACGTCTTGGGTGGAAGTAAACAACTCGAGGGTCAGATAAAGAAAATGCTTGAAGCAAAAAGCTTGGTTGCATAAGCTGGAAACATAAACCCAAAGAGGATTCAAAGTGTCTACAATTTAACCACCTGCCAATTGCTACTTATTTACTCACCTCTAATAATTTAGCTAGGAAAACAGCATCTCAACTTATTATGTAGCTAGCTATACATTAGCACAGATGACATTAAAATACCTAATACCCTTACAAGCACTCTCAAGTATTAAACATTGTGTGAGCCATAATGTTATATAACTAATATGACTATACGTGACACACTTCTTACCCTACACAATTACTATTAGCTAATGTTTCTAGGATATATAGCTAGCCACTAGTATTGTTTTAGTACAGTAAGATTAGCTAATTGCTCAACAGCGCTAGCTTAAGTTAGATATAGCAGCCAACGCTAGCAGGTTTCACAAAATAGTTAcggttttttttagtttagttagGTTTTCTTTAGCTTAATAAACTTTACGGTTCACTTAAGGGCATtcttgaatatttattttcattacttaAGCTCTTCGATTCGGTTGCAGAGGTGCTCTTTTTGTTCTTTGGTGACCTCTTTGCCTTTTCCTTCCATCAACGAAAGCTCGTCCTCCATGGTTGCTATGGTACACTGAAGCCCTGCTGTCTGGTTGCTAGGGCTGGTGATGCCTTCACGTACTTACGTGAATCTCTCATCCGTAAACTTCGCAACGAAACAGGACACAAAGGAAGGTTCGGTGGAAACGAGCTCATTTTCTTTGaaactttattacttttacaAATTATTTTACACATAGCACGTTTCTTAATAATTACCTTAACGGTTGGCGTACCTTTTCATATCCTctctatttaatttttttaagtttcGGTTTCATTTCTCAGTAACCGGACGTCTCTTTCTGTATCGGAGGGGAGCTAGCAGCTCTgcactgctctgctctgctctatCAAAAGTGTAGTTCAGGCTGAACTCACGTCAAAATGACCTCGATCATCTCTAAATTCATCATCAAGACCCTGTGTGACAACCAGGGATGTTTGGACTTCAGGCGCCTGGATGAGAGGATCGCACAGAGTTTCACTGTTGCGGATTCAGTCCTGCAGAGTGTCCTCTTCGACGACGGTAAAATAGCCATTAAAGAAGGCAAACTAGAGGCTGCTGGTCAGGTCATCAGCCCGGACAGTTTGGTGGTGGCTAAAACCAGCCTGCGACTGTGTCAGAAGAAAGCCGGAGAGTGTGCGCAGTGTGTCGGGTTACACCTGTGCAGGTATTATGTTTGCGGAGAGTGTACGTTCGGGTAAGTTGGAAGACTGTTGTTGTCCTTCATCTTTCCAAGCAGTCACGCTGCTCAACATGACAACCGTGTGGTAATATGTATTAACATTTTTCGATAGTTGTGAGAGACAAGAGATGTAGATGAGAGCAATAAGAAAGTGTGTagatttttaaactttaaatccCCACACAGCCTCACTGCTGTTTTCGCTTTTGATTGGATACTTGTGGGCCTGTACGACAGGCCGATCAACATTTGACTCGCTTCCTGatgtttttgcatgtgttttggctgGACACCTCACACTGTAATCAGCCTATGTGATAAGTTTGCTTCCATTGACCTAGTTTCCAGAGAAGCTCCACCCAACATCAGCCTGAGCACAGGCCTAATAATGACTGAAGGACAACACCTGTGTGAGAGCGCATGCAGGGTGTGAACACTGTGCTCAGCCAAATGTCAAAGTTAAATTGTTGATCTTGTGCTTGGTACTTTAAACCTGTTAAACCACAGAGAAATCAGGAAGAATAAAAAGACTAACCAGTCCAAGAGCCGGTGAACTTACTCCTGTTACTTTGACGGGGTTGTGTCTGCTTTGTTTTGGACTTctagtattattatttttttacatgtttatttatacaACTATGGACTTCTACATTAAGTTATGATTGAGCAATTTGTAACCATGCATACTGTAGTATCTTATTAGCTGCGGACATCACCATGACCTTTGGCCTTTCTTTGCTCTCTGTGGCTTCTCTTGAAACAGACGCACACAAATTGGAGGAAGCTACTAATCTGAGCAGAAAGTGTTAGTGAATGCCGAGAGACAAAAAGCATTTCACAGTTTGACTTCTATGGAAAGGAAACAGTTGTTGACCAAGACCTTAGTGCAAAAAAGTCACACTGTATGACATCTATCTGACCAGAAGATGGCAGCAATTTGCATCCTATTATAATCTTGATCGTAACTTTCCCTGAATAACCCACCTTAAACTGTGTACAGTGATACAGCAGTAATGAATGTTCAGTgggtgttttaaaaaaataaaaataaaaaaaaaacttaacccCTGAactattttatttgtgttgttaatTTTGCAGACACAAGTGTAAAAATCCCCACAGCCTGGCTTCTCCGCACAACGCTGAGCTGTTGAAGAGATCCGGTCTTCACGATTTGACGGAGAAGCAGCTGTTCCAGCTGTTACTGCAGAATGATCCTTTTCTGCTTCCTGAGGTAGGTTTTACTGGCAACAACAGGAGACTGAGGTGGGAGTTCAGAGCTGTGTAGAAAATCATGCCGATGTCTGAGTGAACATTATATGGTCGCCATCCTCTGTACACTCCTCTAGGTCTGCCCACATTACAACAAGGGCGACGGTGAGCACGGTTCCTGCAGGTTCAAAACCGACTGCCACAAGCTTCACGTCTGCCAACACTACCTCCAGGGTGTCTGTAAGTTTGGCCCTTCCTGTAAGAGAACCCACAATATCAACGTGCAGGGAACGAAGACCTTCCGAGGATTCAGTCAGGAGAATATCAACAACCTTCATGAGATCTACAGAAATAAATTCATCATCATGGAACTACAGGAGAGACGAGCCGCTGCTGTTCCTGGTAAAGAATATAGACTTTGTTGAAAAGTTTTTGAACTGCACAGTAGATTCTAGATATATATGTGTGTCTCCTGCAGCGCTGCCTGAAGTAAGACTCCCCAGTCAGCCGCCTTCCCAGAACAACCCTGGACCCCCCGCTCGTTCTGCTGGTGCATCCAAACCCATGAGCGATGTTGACAAGAATGAAATCTGCCTCTTCTTCATTCGCAGgcactgcagctttaaaggtaACACTGAGACTAGTCACACTGTGTAGTTCTGTGTAAAAAGGACatgatgcctgtgtgtctgcCACTGTGTAATCGACGCCTCTGTACCATAGATAAGTGTGCCCGGGTCCATTGGCACTTGCCTTACAGGTGGCAGGTTTTAGACAGCGATGGTGTGACCTGGAAGGACCTGCCCAACATGGAGGACATTGAGAAGGCCTACTGTGATCCAGGAAGTGACAGAAACTGCAAGGATCAACCATCACCCACCACCGCCTTGGGGATTTTCAGATTTCTTTCTCTACAAAGGTGCATGAGTGGAGAAGTACACACAGTTCTCCTACAAATAGATTGTCCACCATAGACGGCATTAGCTAAAGTCCCCTAGAGGAAATTGATGACTTTCTTTCACCGCTTGCTTTCAGCTCTGCGTCCCCCGTTGAGCCGTCAGTCGACTTCACGTCGATGACGTATGGAGGGGCTCAAGTTCGTCGCCtgtccacttcctcctctgtctcaaAGCCACCGCACTACATTCTTACAACAGAGTGGATTTGGTACTGGAAGGATGAGAGTGGGATATGGCTGGAGTTTGGACATGTGGGTTGGACTTCACTAATAATTCTTTTTCCTTTTGGTCATTGTCAAACTTTGATGGATCTGTTCTGCTCCTTCTCTTCAGGGTGCTGGTGACACACCAGCCTCCGTCACCTCTCAGACTCTGGAGAACGTGTACCTGGcagacagagatacagagatTCCTTTCAGTGCTGGCAAACAGCAGTATATCCTCCACTTCAAAGGCGCACCGGGAACCCAGCAGATGTTTCAGGAGAACATAAGATACAAAACCAGGAGAGAGGTCAGAAGGAGGCCTCGCTTTGTGTCTGCTCAAGATGTGGAGGTGAAGCTGAAGAGGTATTTATTTCTCCattattttccacatttttcatTTCGTTGCCATCCTAATTGGCATTTTGGATCAGGTTAATTACTTGTCAGAGTTCTATTCGTCTCCTCCTGTAGTGGGTCATCACacagctccagctcctccacagcTGAAAGTTTCCCCTCCTACTGGGACAAGAATGCCCTTCCAGATTTTGGATACAAGGTATCTTTATTTCATGTGTTATTGTGCTCatcccatattatgctcattttaagGCTGATATTTTAAGGCTTCTATTTTTGGTGTCTTTCAGGGAATATGACATGCTTTAATGCTTTTATTCACCCTCTATCTAAATGCTCCATTTCAGTGTATTGTTCTGACATCACAACTTTGCGGGTAGTCCTGACAGGAtgtttaaaggcacagttgGTAAACGGGGAAAGTAGATTTCTCTGTAGAttgagctttttattttttaattttccgataatcaatatattttccagacctgctttataatcaaAAAGACGTGGACATCTCACTTTCCACACTATGGGACATTTAAATTCCTCAACTCTAAATGTATATTAAACCCTTCGTTAACTGTACTGTTCTCtgttgtctttcagct is drawn from Sparus aurata chromosome 8, fSpaAur1.1, whole genome shotgun sequence and contains these coding sequences:
- the parp12a gene encoding protein mono-ADP-ribosyltransferase PARP12 isoform X2 translates to MTSIISKFIIKTLCDNQGCLDFRRLDERIAQSFTVADSVLQSVLFDDGKIAIKEGKLEAAGQVISPDSLVVAKTSLRLCQKKAGECAQCVGLHLCRYYVCGECTFGHKCKNPHSLASPHNAELLKRSGLHDLTEKQLFQLLLQNDPFLLPEVCPHYNKGDGEHGSCRFKTDCHKLHVCQHYLQGVCKFGPSCKRTHNINVQGTKTFRGFSQENINNLHEIYRNKFIIMELQERRAAAVPALPEVRLPSQPPSQNNPGPPARSAGASKPMSDVDKNEICLFFIRRHCSFKDKCARVHWHLPYRWQVLDSDGVTWKDLPNMEDIEKAYCDPGSDRNCKDQPSPTTALGIFRFLSLQSSASPVEPSVDFTSMTYGGAQVRRLSTSSSVSKPPHYILTTEWIWYWKDESGIWLEFGHGAGDTPASVTSQTLENVYLADRDTEIPFSAGKQQYILHFKGAPGTQQMFQENIRYKTRREVRRRPRFVSAQDVEVKLKSGSSHSSSSSTAESFPSYWDKNALPDFGYKLISLAQSAKEYSRIETLFKLTMPQSTIKNIQRIQNPSLWKVFQWQKEQMMMRNGGKAVNQQYLFHGTDESLIEAICEQNFDWRMCGVHGTAYGKGSYFARDASYSDRYTSKKSRNKIMFAALVLVGEYTKGSSAHVRPPAKRDGKTLYDSCVNLESDPSIYVIFDKQQIYPEYLINYL
- the parp12a gene encoding protein mono-ADP-ribosyltransferase PARP12 isoform X1; the protein is MTSIISKFIIKTLCDNQGCLDFRRLDERIAQSFTVADSVLQSVLFDDGKIAIKEGKLEAAGQVISPDSLVVAKTSLRLCQKKAGECAQCVGLHLCRYYVCGECTFGHKCKNPHSLASPHNAELLKRSGLHDLTEKQLFQLLLQNDPFLLPEVCPHYNKGDGEHGSCRFKTDCHKLHVCQHYLQGVCKFGPSCKRTHNINVQGTKTFRGFSQENINNLHEIYRNKFIIMELQERRAAAVPALPEVRLPSQPPSQNNPGPPARSAGASKPMSDVDKNEICLFFIRRHCSFKDKCARVHWHLPYRWQVLDSDGVTWKDLPNMEDIEKAYCDPGSDRNCKDQPSPTTALGIFRFLSLQSSASPVEPSVDFTSMTYGGAQVRRLSTSSSVSKPPHYILTTEWIWYWKDESGIWLEFGHGAGDTPASVTSQTLENVYLADRDTEIPFSAGKQQYILHFKGAPGTQQMFQENIRYKTRREVRRRPRFVSAQDVEVKLKRVLFVSSCSGSSHSSSSSTAESFPSYWDKNALPDFGYKLISLAQSAKEYSRIETLFKLTMPQSTIKNIQRIQNPSLWKVFQWQKEQMMMRNGGKAVNQQYLFHGTDESLIEAICEQNFDWRMCGVHGTAYGKGSYFARDASYSDRYTSKKSRNKIMFAALVLVGEYTKGSSAHVRPPAKRDGKTLYDSCVNLESDPSIYVIFDKQQIYPEYLINYL